In one window of Dyella thiooxydans DNA:
- a CDS encoding phenylacetate--CoA ligase family protein: MSAPVFARIYEAAFRHVLFPAYESGLRRRHTLRWLAGYERDQWLSADEVQALQWQRLKALLEHCYREVPFYRERFKTIGATPDDIRSRADYARLPRLTKADIRAHFAELQAPSLAGQMVYKATGGSTGEPLRFGCDRGSNDRRTAVMWRGYGWAGARMGRRTLYLWGGAVGQPSRAKLLKDRLYNAAFARRMLDSFGMSEATMADYATAIDRYRPEIIVSYVGPLVRLAEWMLATGRRVHAPVAILGAAEALHEFQRELLERAFGCPAFNTYGCREFMLVAAECEHRQGLHVNADHLLVELEPMPGGHGPAEVVVTDLFNYGMPFLRYANGDAATPSERTCVCGRGLPLVERVDGRVLDAIRTPAGHVLPGEFFPHMLKDVPGVERFQLVQRRLDRLDLSIVRTDGFDEASLAYIRREVGKKLGDSVALDVHFVDDIPLTPSGKLRVTVSELPPGAHATGAP; encoded by the coding sequence ATGAGCGCCCCGGTGTTCGCGCGGATCTACGAGGCGGCCTTCCGCCACGTGCTGTTCCCGGCCTACGAAAGCGGCCTGCGCCGCCGGCATACGCTGCGCTGGCTGGCCGGGTACGAGCGCGACCAGTGGCTGTCGGCCGACGAGGTGCAGGCGCTGCAGTGGCAGCGGCTGAAGGCCTTGCTGGAACATTGCTACCGCGAGGTGCCGTTCTACCGCGAGCGCTTCAAGACGATCGGCGCGACGCCGGACGACATCCGCAGCCGGGCCGACTACGCGCGCCTGCCGCGGCTGACCAAGGCCGACATCCGTGCGCATTTCGCCGAGCTGCAGGCGCCGTCGCTGGCCGGGCAGATGGTCTACAAGGCCACCGGCGGTTCCACCGGCGAACCGCTGCGCTTCGGTTGCGACCGCGGCAGCAACGACCGGCGCACCGCGGTGATGTGGCGCGGCTACGGCTGGGCCGGCGCGCGCATGGGCCGGCGCACGCTGTACCTGTGGGGCGGCGCGGTGGGCCAGCCCAGCCGCGCCAAGCTGCTGAAGGACCGCCTCTACAACGCCGCCTTCGCCCGCCGCATGCTCGACAGCTTCGGCATGAGCGAGGCGACCATGGCCGACTACGCCACGGCGATCGACCGCTACCGGCCGGAGATCATCGTCTCCTACGTCGGGCCGCTGGTGCGGCTGGCCGAGTGGATGCTCGCCACCGGGCGCCGCGTGCATGCGCCGGTGGCGATCCTCGGCGCGGCCGAGGCGCTGCACGAATTCCAGCGCGAGCTGCTGGAGCGCGCGTTCGGCTGCCCGGCGTTCAACACCTACGGCTGCCGCGAATTCATGCTGGTGGCCGCCGAGTGCGAGCATCGCCAGGGTCTGCACGTGAACGCCGACCACCTGCTGGTGGAACTGGAGCCGATGCCCGGCGGGCACGGTCCGGCCGAGGTGGTGGTGACCGACCTGTTCAACTACGGCATGCCGTTCCTGCGCTATGCCAACGGCGACGCGGCCACGCCGTCCGAGCGCACCTGCGTCTGCGGGCGCGGGCTGCCGCTGGTGGAGCGCGTCGACGGCCGGGTGCTCGATGCGATCCGCACGCCGGCCGGCCACGTGCTGCCGGGCGAATTCTTCCCGCACATGCTCAAGGACGTGCCGGGGGTCGAGCGCTTCCAGCTGGTGCAGCGCCGGCTGGACCGACTCGACCTGTCGATCGTGCGTACCGACGGCTTCGACGAGGCCTCGCTGGCCTACATCCGCCGCGAGGTGGGCAAGAAGCTCGGCGACAGCGTGGCGCTGGACGTGCACTTCGTCGACGACATCCCGCTCACCCCCAGCGGCAAACTGCGGGTGACGGTGTCCGAGCTGCCGCCGGGCGCACATGCCACGGGGGCGCCGTGA